A single region of the Sorghum bicolor cultivar BTx623 chromosome 7, Sorghum_bicolor_NCBIv3, whole genome shotgun sequence genome encodes:
- the LOC8064368 gene encoding U-box domain-containing protein 4, which translates to MEDKPASGTQEDWALFAFNQVSGVNVTQRSKIIVQGAGAVEVGDRDTPVPVRDGKPSITCDGFRVNGGIGQRVVEMNQGLNQGLCTEAGPARLAPDLLAAAAHQTRREENGRAQPLHHHHLYLGDESSDLPFLFSSRLVVSFSASASDTRREERGREGEGSLQPDPPPPSPPPPGSPPTPPPSPTRLQVRSGLMDNLSPSTLLNSISCLGALTSDVSTVRPKPIQKYCKNVYDVSSIVNPLVEDLCKSPEEQLNEVLKDLDTAVNEASGLIGNWHQTTSKIYFGWQIESVISDIQGCSLQLCQLVNSLLPSLTGRACTCIEKLQDINYERMFDLIKEVAVELAETNAVGSENLLKLSSLLSLSTNMELYMESVSLENLRTRALRSENREELELAEQMIPLVNYMHDHLLREKQQLSINGVPIPADFCCPLSLELMSDPVIVASGQTYERVYIKLWLDEGFTICPKTRQRLGHSNLIPNYTVKALIANWCESHDIRLPDPMKSLKLNFPSAASSLQDSSAAGGSPLHPSVVSRANIPGSPEADVYLRNLNGASPPHSLANQNSHVHEVSTSQTSENANGSAPDVSRLSLASSEARESSLEGRRGGLIGQMSEHSTEEAFQSSNLDRDLQDNLASSSLNGSLPNSGQLDGECDNGVTRVPSDRTNYSSDASGEVTDGGGAPVASSVPQREHLIPPRLGPRGQFIRRQPSDRGFPRIISSSTMDARSDLSAIENQVRKLIDDLRSDSIDVQRSAASDLRSLAKHNMENRIVIANCGAVNLLVSLLHSPDAKTQEHAVTALLNLSINDNNKIAIANADAVDPLIHVLETGNPEAKENSAATLFSLSVIEENKVRIGRSGAIKPLVDLLGNGTPRGKKDAATALFNLSILHENKARIVQADAVRHLVELMDPAAGMVDKAVAVLANLATIPEGRNAIGQARGIPALVEVVELGSARGKENAAAALLQLCTNSNRFCSIVLQEGAVPPLVALSQSGTPRAREKAQALLSYFRSQRHGNSARR; encoded by the exons TGCACCGAAGCAGGCCCAGCCCGCCTCGCCCCCgacctgctggctgctgccgcCCACCAAACCAGAAGAGAAGAGAACGGCCGAGCCCAAccactccaccaccaccacctctacCTCGGCGACGAGTCCTCTGACCTCCCCTTCCTCTtctcgtctcgtctcgtcgTCAGcttctccgcctccgcctccgacaCCAGACGagaggagagagggagggagggagaaggATCCCTCCAACCCGACCCACCACCGCCGTCACCACCGCCGCCCGGATCTCCTCCGACCCCACCGCCGTCGCCGACACGACTCCAGGTCAGGTCAG GGTTGATGGATAACCTCTCTCCAAGCACTCTGCTCAACAGTATCTCGTGTCTTGGCGCCTTAACATCTGATGTCTCTACCGTGAGACCCAAGCCTATTCAGAAGTATTGCAAAAATGTATATGATGTCTCAAGCATCGTTAATCCCCTTGTTGAGGATCTTTGCAAGTCTCCTGAAGAGCAACTCAATGAGGTCCTAAAAGATCTTGACACTGCTGTCAATGAAGCTTCAGGCCTTATTGGAAACTGGCACCAGACAACCAGCAAAATATATTTC GGTTGGCAAATCGAGTCAGTAATATCAGATATTCAGGGATGTTCCCTTCAATTGTGTCAGCTGGTCAATTCGCTCTTGCCTTCTCTGACTGGTCGTGCCTGCACGTGTATTGAG AAACTCCAGGACATCAATTATGAGCGCATGTTTGATCTGATTAAGGAGGTTGCCGTGGAACTTGCAGAGACAAATGCAGTGGGTTCTGAGAATCTGTTGAAACTGTCAAGTTTGTTGAGCTTGTCAACAAACATGGAATTATACATGGAATCTGTTTCCCTTGAGAATCTCAGGACAAGAGCACTACGCAGTGAGAATCGTGAAGAACTGGAGCTAGCTGAGCAGATGATTCCACTGGTCAACTATATGCATGACCATCTTCTCAGGGAAAAACAACAGCTAAGCATCAATGGGGTGCCTATTCCTGCTGATTTTTGTTGTCCCCTTTCCTTGGAGCTGATGTCTGATCCTGTTATTGTAGCGTCTGGACAGACCTATGAGAGGGTTTATATCAAGTTATGGCTTGATGAGGGTTTTACTATCTGCCCAAAAACACGCCAAAGACTTGGCCACTCCAATTTAATACCTAATTATACTGTGAAGGCTCTGATAGCTAACTGGTGTGAATCGCATGACATTAGGCTTCCTGATCCTATGAAATCATTGAAGTTGAACTTCCCTTCTGCTGCCTCCTCCCTTCAGGATTCAAGTGCTGCAGGTGGCAGCCCTCTACATCCTAGTGTTGTGTCAAGGGCTAATATTCCTGGGTCCCCAGAAGCTGATGTGTATTTGAGAAACTTGAATGGAGCATCTCCTCCCCATAGTTTGGCCAATCAGAATTCTCATGTGCATGAGGTCTCGACAAGTCAAACTTCAGAAAATGCAAATGGTTCTGCACCAGATGTTTCAAGGTTATCTCTTGCAAGTTCGGAAGCAAGAGAGTCTAGTTTGGAAGGAAGGCGTGGTGGTTTGATTGGACAAATGTCAGAACATTCTACGGAGGAAGCATTTCAATCTTCTAATTTGGATAGGGATCTGCAGGACAACTTGGCTAGCTCTTCATTGAATGGTAGTCTTCCAAATAGTGGTCAACTTGATGGGGAATGTGACAATGGGGTTACAAGGGTTCCAAGTGATAGGACAAATTACAGTAGTGATGCATCTGGAGAGGTTACAGATGGTGGTGGTGCGCCTGTGGCCtcttctgttcctcaaagggaaCATTTAATCCCTCCAAGATTGGGTCCTAGAGGACAATTTATCAGGCGGCAACCATCAGATAGGGGTTTCCCCAGAATTATATCTTCCTCAACGATGGATGCACGGAGTGATCTATCTGCCATTGAGAATCAGGTTCGGAAGCTGATTGATGATTTGAGAAGTGATTCTATAGATGTTCagagatcagcagcatcagATCTTCGTTCTCTAGCTAAGCACAACATGGAGAATAGGATTGTCATTGCAAACTGTGGGGCTGTAAACTTGCTGGTTAGTCTTCTTCATTCACCAGATGCCAAAACCCAAGAACATGCTGTGACTGCTCTTTTGAATTTGTCGATCAATGACAACAacaaaattgctattgcaaATGCTGATGCTGTCGATCCTCTCATTCATGTCCTTGAGACTGGGAACCCTGAAGCTAAAGAGAATTCAGCAGCTACTCTTTTCAGTCTCTCGGTTATTGAAGAAAATAAAGTGAGGATTGGGCGATCTGGTGCCATCAAGCCTCTAGTAGACTTGCTAGGAAATGGCACCCCACGAGGAAAGAAAGATGCAGCTACTGCATTGTTTAATCTGTCTATTCTTCATGAGAATAAAGCTCGCATTGTGCAAGCTGATGCTGTGAGGCACCTGGTTGAGCTTATGGATCCTGCTGCTGGGATGGTCGACAAAGCTGTGGCTGTGTTGGCAAACCTCGCTACGATACCAGAAGGAAGGAATGCAATTGGGCAGGCACGTGGCATTCCAGCCCTTGTTGAAGTTGTTGAGCTGGGTTCTGCAAGAGGGAAGGAGAATGCTGCGGCTGCATTGCTTCAGCTCTGTACAAACAGCAACAGATTTTGCAGTATAGTTCTTCAAGAGGGTGCAGTGCCCCCTCTAGTCGCCCTTTCACAGTCAGGAACACCGCGGGCGAGAGAGAAG GCACAAGCGCTTCTGAGCTACTTCCGCAGCCAAAGACATGGGAATTCAGCAAGGAGATAG